One Meiothermus sp. CFH 77666 genomic window carries:
- a CDS encoding protoglobin domain-containing protein codes for MEAKALLSKLIGRTGLLEQHVQMLRRLEPLMAPMASEIALAFYDYLGRDEEMRAILWETPGRVERLYQSFADWYRGLFCGVYDAEYAERRARIGLVHAAIGVKPSFIMPAFGIVQELSLEHLRNTLRSPEIFSAVEAFEKIMAIEAALMQDSYMQAMEYGYRLGVAADQEKALVAGARAMLGKAN; via the coding sequence ATGGAAGCCAAGGCTTTGCTGAGTAAGCTAATAGGTCGTACCGGACTGCTGGAGCAACATGTTCAGATGCTTCGCAGGCTTGAACCCCTGATGGCCCCCATGGCTTCGGAAATCGCTCTTGCCTTCTACGATTACCTGGGCCGGGATGAAGAGATGAGAGCCATACTGTGGGAGACCCCTGGCAGGGTCGAGCGGCTTTATCAGAGCTTTGCCGACTGGTACCGCGGGCTTTTTTGTGGCGTGTACGATGCTGAGTATGCCGAGAGACGTGCCCGCATCGGCCTGGTACACGCGGCCATCGGGGTCAAACCCAGTTTCATCATGCCTGCCTTTGGCATTGTGCAGGAGTTATCCCTCGAGCACCTGCGCAATACCCTTCGTTCACCCGAAATCTTTAGCGCGGTGGAAGCCTTCGAGAAGATCATGGCTATTGAGGCGGCCCTGATGCAGGATAGCTACATGCAGGCCATGGAGTACGGCTACCGCCTGGGGGTGGCTGCCGACCAGGAGAAAGCCCTGGTGGCGGGGGCCCGGGCCATGCTGGGAAAAGCCAACTGA